The following is a genomic window from Rhododendron vialii isolate Sample 1 chromosome 9a, ASM3025357v1.
CCAGCAAATGTGAGTGAAAATAAAACTGTAGTCTTACGGTGGTTGTAGCTTTTCCCCAAAGCATGCATGTAACACCCAACTCTCCCCAATTGTAAAACTCTGAAACCGGACACATACACAAACCCCTCACAAACCAAGAGTTCCACGAGGATACATGCAACCAACTctaaactttgagaaaattttcagtcgCGGGTGGGTACCATGTCACTCGGTTGACGTGGTTTCCGAGTGGGcacatccaagccgttcaaaaatgtattgaacggtccagattgaaacactctctctcctcttacccccacactctctcatctctctgctttttctctcttcaaatttgagccgtccaaaacagaaatggacggcccggatgcaccaagcgggcaccacgtggtacctgcttggcactgaaaaatttctcatctCCTTTGCTTCATTATCCATCACTATTCACTCACAACGTATATCCCAAACCACTCATGCTCACCTCCACGTGTATGTACAACCAAAGTCCCACAAGTTGTCTCTATTGCATTACAGTTAATAATAGGCTATATTCAGTATATTCCAAATTGTCATGTGGAATGCTACAAAGCATCTAAACCATTGCCTTGAATATTGTGTATTCGTACATTTGTAATGTATATCTGCTTTATTTAGAACAATTTTTTGAACTAGTATAGCAATCTTCCTCAACCCCTAACTGTATTTAAAGTTCGGAGATTAAAATCGAGAAAGAGATCGCTTGTCTCCAAATGGTTATCATTCTAACGACTGAGGTCACGAAAGTTAACTTCTCTGTGCTCTGTGCTTAGAGCAAGCATGGAACACAGGAATTGTCGCTAAGTGCAAAGTTCTAGCATTATCATAGTGCATGAGAAATTGATAGCGAAATGGTAGGTAAGAAAGCCATAACAATTCAGAGGTGGTAACTGCGTTTTCAAAACATCCGTCTTTCCGTGTAAGTAGAATTACATCCTATTAAAATAAAACGAATAATCTGATACGAGGTCAAGAATTATATAAAGGGCATTTAGCAGCCACTAAAGAGGAGAGCATAGGTGCGGATCGACCAATTGCTCCTATTAGACAAACAGAAGAAAAGGAGCTTGTCTAGCCCGAACTATTGGAAGTCATGTTTTAAGTGTTCTATTATACTTGGACGATAAGCCCctagtatttatttttgtgtgctttATTTATTGTTCAACAATTCAGCACTACTTCGCTTGATATAAACTAATAAGATAAGCACCAATAGTAACATATTTCTTGAGCCTTAAGTCCCCTCTCATTTTCCCAATCGATGGTCATCTGTTCAGTTCATGAAAGACTCAATGCCCAACGGACTAAAAATAGCTCAGTCAGAAACGTGAGCTACCGCACATGTAAAGTTTAATATAAGATCACAAGATTCttatgcaagagagagagagagagagagagggggggggggggggggggggggggagggagggagggagcaCATGCCTTCACGTGTCTTAACGCGCACTCACAGAGCACTATGGCAGGGATTTGATTACCAACAAGGTAGTCAATTATGGAAAGAGCATTGGCCAGCATGCAAGTGCACTGCTGGAGGACACATTATGAGGTTGTGTTTACTCATGGGACATATCTGCAAAAAGGATTTTTGGTCCACCATTATGCCTGCCAACAGATAATTGAAGAAACCATAGCTGTACTTTTAACATTCTTGCACTACCTTGCTAGTTCATATTCCAGCCGTGGCCTGATCATATTTGGCCTAGCAATAATTTCACaataaaacaaaagcaaagaatTACTACTATAGATCCACGTGAGGAACGATCtgaaatacaaaattaattAGGTACTGATTTCCTGTGTAAGCCAAAATCACATTCCAATCATTCACACGGTAACCTCATATTCGAGCTCAGTCCATATAAAAGAGGAAATACTAGTCTAATAAATTTAATATTAACAAAATCCCTGATAAAGTGACCAAAACCTTTATATGATAACAATAGAACAACTAACAAGCATTAACTTATTGAATATGGAACCCCAATGGGTTGGCCAAGTGGGCATAGGAAATAATAAGTGCTTGGCCAAGTGGGCATAGGAAATAATAAGTGCTTGGCCAAGTAAATttggccaaacattccaaacgtTAAGAGTTACGGGAAGGTTTTCCCGGTCGTTAACTTTACGGCCtcagaattagttgaggtgcgcataAGTTGCCCGTACATCTGATTATGAATATTTGATTCATAGGAATGGGACTTCCAACCTCACTCAATACTACAACTATCCAACATAACCTAAAAGATTAGATTAGTCCTTTAGAGGTGTCGGTTGTATGATTTAGTCCCTGCTTGGTATTTGCGAATACAATAATccttgggaattgattttcacactctccttcTATCCAAATgcactcaatttttttgtaggAAATTACATTATTACCCTTTATGTGTGAAAGGAAAAATGTATGAAGGGTAGTTTTGTAATTCTACGTAAATGAAacaaaaggggagtgtgaaaatcaatttcccaaTCCCTTCTCCATgttcaaaaggaaaaacacaATGGCTAAGGTTATCAAGCAACAAAAAAGTTGACCTCTTTTTCCGTGCAGTTTAAGAAATATAATAGAAGCATAGCACAGGTGCATGGACTTACTTTACTTATAGCTCTGAAATCTGACGTTGGACCCAAAAAGccagcaaataaagaaaatggtATACAATCTAGAGCCATTCCTCTTTATTAAAGTATTCATGTTAGCTATTAGGCCTCTTAATAAATGATTCATGTGAACTACTCGGCCACACTACGTCCATAGTCTTGTATATTAATCAAAATCAACACTTCCAGCTTCTAAACTCTCCAAGCATCTGATTCTTTAACTACATCTGGGGTTTGTCCCATCTGACAGCCTGGTTGCATCTCTCAGACCATTTTTGTCCTAAAGAGCTACCAAAGAACTAGGTAAATCCCATTTCAGGATTCCtgtttgatttgtaaatgaagtGAGCGAGACTGTTTCAGAAGCATTGGAGTGTTtgatcaaaagattcaaaagatGTTCAAGTCAGCCAAACGGGGGAGCGAGAAGAGCAAAATCAAAGCTGTATTCCAATTGCAGTTTGAGGCAACTCAGGTATACCAAGacgaaaattaagaacaaatcATCATACTTTCTGCTATTAAACTGAAATGGGTTTGCTACTTTGCTCTATCATTCTTTAAATGGTGCAAAGTTGCAGTTTACATTTGAATAGTTAGCTATAGAGGTCTTGATATGTATaggaacaaaattaaaagcaGATAATATTTACCTGGTTTGTGTAATGGGCTGTTTGCAGGTGCCACAAGTGAAAGCAAAAGCCTTGACAATATCTCTGGTCCCGGCGGATGTCGGTAAGCCAACGGTGAGATTAGAGAAAGCTGTCATTGTGGATGGAACCTGTTTCTGGGAGAATCCTGTCTATGAAACAGTGAAATTAATCAGGGATCCGAAGACCAGAGGATTCATTGAGAAAAAGTATCATTTCATTGTGTCAAGTGTAAGACATGATCAGAATTTTGGAACTTGCATAATTCTTGTTCAGATTAAGATTTCCAAGAGGTCTTCTGATACATTGAAATCTTGCAGGGATCATCAAAAGCAGGTCTACTTGGAGAAGTATCGATCAATTTTGCAAATTATGCGGAGGCAGCTACACCTTCAACCGTCTCCCTTCCCCTTAAGGCTTCAAACCATGGGGGAACTGGAGCAATTCTGCATGTTagtctctctatctctctccaaaaccAACTCTTAAAGCCTGTTTGATTGGCCGGATTATACATGCGCTAGGATTACAAATCCCATTAGAGGCCATTTTCTGCATATGATTGCAACAATTGATCAAGTGATTACAAACCAGTTGGACAAACAATCCTGCAAAACTTGGGATGTTGGAGGATCTGGTATTTCTAGACACCTCATTGTTAATCTGGTAGAATTACTAATCCTATGGGGACTAATATCTTCTCACTATTAGTAAGACCAATCAAGCATGGCCTTGCACAACAAATTTTCTTCCGTTTTGTGTATTGAGAATCAAAATAGATAACTACAAAACTGCAACCATATGTGTATTGTAGTCATCGAATGCAACCGACTTGCAAGATTTCTCACTGCCTCGTACATGAACATGTAATTGGACAGGTCACAATTCACAACATGCAGGAGTCTGTTGATCTAAGGTGATAATTACCCGTTAGTTCGACTTCATAActtttctttcctctcttttctgCACATTCGCTAGACAATGAGATAGAATCTTTCTTTATTGATGGATCTTCAGAGAATCTGAAGCAGGTGAAAACCCAACGAGCAAATCACAAGACAGGAGCCCGAAGAATCAATTAAGGAACAATGACAGAAACGAAAACAGCAACCTCAGTTTTACAGAGGTAGGGTTCAACATTACCCACCTTTACGTGTTTTTGAATTCAAAGgaacaattttgagaaaataaaattgcaATGAAATGTTTCTCAACTGGTTTACAGAATGAATGCATCAATAAACTCTCATCAGAGAACTCTGaaaacattcgaactttcagAGATTTTCTTGAGGAAGATCCTATAATTCAACAGGGTGATACCACATTCAGACAAGACTCTGAGCCCAAGAAGAGAACATCTGATGCCTTACCAAAAGATGGTTACAGGCATCAGAACTCTGAAAACAATCGGAACTTCAAAGATTTTCTTGAGGAAGCTCCTATGATTCTTCAGGGTGATACCACATTCAGACAAGACTCTGTGCCCAAGAAGAGAACATCTGATACCTTACCAAAAAATGGTGACAGGTATCAGAGATTGAATAGAGATTGTTCAACGGGTTCTACTTCAGATGGAAGTATGGTTGACTTAGCAAACAGCTCAGAGGAGAACATACTAAGTGACAGGACGCCAGAGACTTCGCATAGAACTGTTGAAAAATTAATGAGAAAAATTTCTATGTTGGAAAGGCAGGCAGAATTATCAGAGCTAGAATTACAGACGGTTCGGAAGCAAATtgtaaaggaaagaaaaaggggacAGGAACTGTCAAGAAAAATTTCTAGCCTGAGAGAAGAGCGAAATGCAATCGGAACAGATTATGAACAACTCAAGTCTAGAGAAGTTTCATATCACTTGCAAATAGAGACTGAAGAATTGAAGGATAAATTAGAGGAAATGGGGCTGGAGCTTAATCATGAGAAAGACTTAGGAGTGACACTGAGAGTGCAACTGCAGAAGACTGAAGACTCGAACTTTGAATTGGTTCATGCCATAAAAGAGCTTAATGAAATATTGGAGCAGAAGGATAGGGAAATAGCTGATCTCTCGACCAAAATAAGAGCCGGTGAGAATGACAAAGAGGATCCCAAAGAAGTTCCCGTTTGTACTGATGTAGCAGAGGAAGTAGACATGCTTGAGCAGGAGATTGAAGACCTTAATGGTGAATTGGAGGTCTACAGGAAAGACAAAGAAGAGCTAGCGATGCATATGGACCAGCTTGCCACGGAGTATGATATCCTAAAACAGGAAAACCACAATTTCTCCCTGAAGTTACAACAACACAAAATCGAAAAGGTAAAGATGCAGAATGAGTTCTCAGAATTATCAGCAACAATAAAAGAGTTTGAGCTCCAGATGGAGAGGCTAGAAAAGGAAATCAAGGAGCAGGCACTAGAACTAACAGAATCTTCCGAAATAAATAATAAGCTTCAATCACAGGTAGAAAGCTTGGAGACAAAACTGGAGAAGCAGGCACAAGGATTTGAAGATGATTTGGAAGGTATCACACTTTTGAAAATTGAGCAGGAACAGAGGGCTATCCGGGCAGAGGAGGCGTTGAGAAAGACGAAGTCAAACAATGCTGTTGCAGCTGAGCGAGTTCAAGAGAGATTTCAAAGGCTTTCTGTGGAAATGTCTTCTAAGATTGATGAGAATGAGAAGGCGGCCGTGAAGGCAGTTGCAGAGGCTAATGATCTGCGCATGAAGAAAAGAGTTGTGGAAGAAATCCTCCAGAAAGCTACTGAAGAACTTGGGTTAATGAAAGAGCAGTATGAAGAGAAACTTCAAGAGCTTTCGAACCAAAGAGATATGAAAGCAAAACAAATAGAGCAGATGTCACGGGAACTTGAGGAAAAGgacataaaaattgaaaattttgaaaagcaaGAGGAAAGTCGGAAACTCAAAGCCAAGATAGAAAGGCTCAAAACACGAAATAACTTTTCTGCAGAAGCACATCCAGAGGAGAAATGGAGAAACAAATCAGATGGAGTGAAAAAGGAAGCACAAAAGCTACAGGAGGAGTTGAATACGTTGAGGTCTTCGAAGGATGAAAAGGATACGATGGTTAAAACTCTGCAATCAGACATAGAAAAGCTCACAGTTCAGTACAATGAattgaaacattctctctctgAAGTAGAGCAGGAGAAAGAAAACCTGAGGAAAGTGGTCTTTAAACTAGAGGGTGACCTACAAAAGAAGGAAGAAGCGATCAGCGCTACAGCAAAGAAACTCCAGAGTAACGGTGAACAAGCTAGAAACCGTGACACAAAACAACTATCTTCAAAACGTGGAAAATCTGCTAAGGATGTGGCTAGGGGGAAGATCGATTTTGTGGAGGTAATATTCAACTCTTTTTGTAAGATCCATAGTAGCATAAATAATAGTAAAGAAACATAAGGCCACATAACTGTCCTGTAAAGAAGTGTTTTGTCCTTCATCCTCTGAATGCTTGTAAACTGTAACATGCATCTCCCAAACATGTCTTCAAATCTTCCTCACAACATAGCTAAATTTACATAGTTCAAAACCACTTTTGTCCTAGATGACAATATTAAGGTGATCCTTTAGTCAGCCGAACAAGCTTTCTCGATATTGTTACTCACACCAGTAATGACTACATAAATTCTAACAGGAAAGGGCACACGGAAGCTGCTAAAAAACTACAATTTAATGGTTAAGCAAAGCAATCTAGGAAACAAGTTTTAAGAAGTAGAAAACAGCATTGACCAACTCAATCACCTTAGAAATTGCCATGCAGATCATTTACAAGAGGTTTGCGTGTCAAATAAAACAACAAAGTATACGTACAGCACACAGGCATTTGGGCAAATCAAAGACATGTTCACAAAGCAAGTTATTTGATTTCTCCAGAGAAATAAATCTAATGTAGTTGAATGATTAGCAGCACAATAGCACATTAACGTGGAAAATTTCACATTAAGAAAATTTGTTAACCTACTAATTCCTATATATAATGCGGGAGGGAAGCAAAATAGTTCACGTCATCAACAAACAGATCAGATGGGAAGAGGGACTTTCTCCAGCCCCAAAGTTGTATTAGAATTGATACCAACAGTTTGGTTGGTTACACTTACACCAATGTAGAAACTTTCAAGTTCAATGAAATCCAGTCTTGTTCAATACAACCTCATCAAACTTACTTTCAAGCTCAATTTACAGCTTCCCTGGAAGGGCTCTACGGCAGGTGCTCACAAAGAAAATGGAGACAGCAAAACGCCAGTCAGAAGGTATGAATATCCAACTAGTTCAACCTTAACTTTATTTATCTTGCTTTTTTCCCACTTTGCATCCATTCAAGCATCTTTGTGGCACTGTGCATGCAATGTCCGTTACGACTGAACTCAGTGCTGTATTCACAGGGATGTAGAAGCTCTATCAGAGATGAACATATCGTCTTTCCCTCCAAGTGACGACAACTATCTTACCCAACTATTGGGTGAAATGGAATTACTGaaggaaagaaacaaaagtatGGAAGGAGAGCTGAAAGAAATGCAAGAG
Proteins encoded in this region:
- the LOC131300231 gene encoding uncharacterized protein LOC131300231 — its product is MFKSAKRGSEKSKIKAVFQLQFEATQVPQVKAKALTISLVPADVGKPTVRLEKAVIVDGTCFWENPVYETVKLIRDPKTRGFIEKKYHFIVSSGSSKAGLLGEVSINFANYAEAATPSTVSLPLKASNHGGTGAILHVTIHNMQESVDLRESEAGENPTSKSQDRSPKNQLRNNDRNENSNLSFTENECINKLSSENSENIRTFRDFLEEDPIIQQGDTTFRQDSEPKKRTSDALPKDGYRHQNSENNRNFKDFLEEAPMILQGDTTFRQDSVPKKRTSDTLPKNGDRYQRLNRDCSTGSTSDGSMVDLANSSEENILSDRTPETSHRTVEKLMRKISMLERQAELSELELQTVRKQIVKERKRGQELSRKISSLREERNAIGTDYEQLKSREVSYHLQIETEELKDKLEEMGLELNHEKDLGVTLRVQLQKTEDSNFELVHAIKELNEILEQKDREIADLSTKIRAGENDKEDPKEVPVCTDVAEEVDMLEQEIEDLNGELEVYRKDKEELAMHMDQLATEYDILKQENHNFSLKLQQHKIEKVKMQNEFSELSATIKEFELQMERLEKEIKEQALELTESSEINNKLQSQVESLETKLEKQAQGFEDDLEGITLLKIEQEQRAIRAEEALRKTKSNNAVAAERVQERFQRLSVEMSSKIDENEKAAVKAVAEANDLRMKKRVVEEILQKATEELGLMKEQYEEKLQELSNQRDMKAKQIEQMSRELEEKDIKIENFEKQEESRKLKAKIERLKTRNNFSAEAHPEEKWRNKSDGVKKEAQKLQEELNTLRSSKDEKDTMVKTLQSDIEKLTVQYNELKHSLSEVEQEKENLRKVVFKLEGDLQKKEEAISATAKKLQSNGEQARNRDTKQLSSKRGKSAKDVARGKIDFVELPWKGSTAGAHKENGDSKTPVRRDVEALSEMNISSFPPSDDNYLTQLLGEMELLKERNKSMEGELKEMQERYSEVSLKFAEVEGERQQLVMTVRNLKNTKK